One part of the Sphingobium yanoikuyae genome encodes these proteins:
- a CDS encoding ABC transporter ATP-binding protein gives MSQFRQISDFARFSLGGYGRQASVILLLILIGSILESCSLLAMIPLLKLIGTNHGAAQSSIQLPWIGSISLGWLLTAMLCLMVFQALVSRRRLLLMTRTMQQAVDDIRMHLFTAIGYGRWSLVANMRGSDLNHALSNDVDRIQVAVFSLMSFGQNIIWLTLYGLLSTLISWQMTLFAMTVGAATLFGLYPVRRKIARHAQSMSNSLQERQYVAFEFITGMKIAKAFNSEPYYLQRLDRLLETLRVGTVEFARLTSNSTALFQLASGAAAALFVYVAYAVIALPLPQLMTMLLLFMRLAPRFNALQSTLQQLLLCLPGYENVARLLRIFTAEQNRTAGPERVQMPLLTRHVRFDRVSITHQGADTPTIANLDLELPAGKIIALIGPSGAGKSTIADMLMGLLDPSEGQILVDGVNLAQDDRQWRSQIAYMPQDVFLLHDSIATNLRIGKADASDEELWNALDAANARQFVGALPQGLDTVVGDRGSRLSGGERQRIALARALLRHPRLLILDEATSALDMDAQTKIETAIAGLRGHITILAIAHTASLVALADIIVHLDRGRVVQVRTNNAVKDEDAVAAE, from the coding sequence GTGAGCCAGTTCCGTCAGATCAGCGATTTCGCGCGCTTTTCCCTTGGGGGATATGGCCGACAGGCGTCCGTCATCCTGTTGCTGATCCTGATCGGCAGCATTCTGGAAAGCTGCTCCTTGCTGGCGATGATCCCGTTGCTGAAACTGATCGGCACCAATCATGGTGCGGCCCAGAGCAGCATTCAACTGCCCTGGATTGGCAGCATATCGCTTGGCTGGTTGCTGACGGCGATGCTGTGCCTCATGGTCTTTCAGGCCTTGGTGTCGCGCCGCCGCCTCCTCCTCATGACCCGCACGATGCAGCAGGCGGTAGACGACATCCGCATGCACCTGTTCACGGCCATCGGCTATGGTCGCTGGTCGCTGGTCGCGAACATGCGCGGGTCCGATCTCAACCATGCGCTCAGCAACGATGTCGATCGCATCCAGGTCGCGGTCTTCAGCCTCATGTCATTTGGCCAGAATATCATCTGGCTGACACTCTATGGCCTGCTGTCCACACTGATATCCTGGCAGATGACCTTGTTCGCCATGACCGTTGGCGCAGCGACCCTGTTCGGCCTGTACCCGGTGCGCCGGAAGATCGCCCGCCATGCGCAATCCATGTCGAATTCCCTGCAGGAACGGCAATATGTCGCGTTCGAATTCATCACCGGCATGAAGATCGCCAAGGCTTTCAACAGCGAACCCTATTATCTCCAACGCTTGGATCGGTTGCTGGAAACGCTGCGCGTCGGCACTGTCGAGTTCGCCCGGCTGACATCGAACAGCACCGCTCTGTTCCAGTTGGCAAGCGGTGCGGCCGCAGCCCTGTTCGTCTATGTGGCCTATGCCGTCATCGCGCTGCCGCTGCCGCAGCTGATGACGATGCTGCTGTTGTTCATGCGCCTCGCGCCGCGCTTCAACGCCCTGCAAAGCACGCTCCAGCAACTGCTCCTCTGCCTGCCAGGCTATGAGAATGTCGCCAGGCTCCTGCGCATCTTCACGGCAGAGCAGAACCGCACCGCCGGGCCGGAGCGCGTTCAAATGCCGCTCCTGACCCGGCATGTCCGCTTCGATCGGGTATCCATCACCCATCAGGGCGCGGACACGCCGACGATCGCGAACCTCGATCTGGAATTGCCCGCCGGCAAGATCATTGCCCTGATCGGACCTTCGGGTGCAGGCAAGAGCACCATCGCGGACATGCTGATGGGGCTGCTCGATCCCAGCGAGGGCCAGATCCTGGTCGACGGTGTCAACCTTGCCCAGGATGATCGGCAATGGCGGTCCCAGATCGCCTATATGCCCCAGGACGTTTTCCTGTTGCATGACAGCATCGCAACCAATTTGCGCATCGGCAAGGCGGATGCGAGCGATGAGGAATTGTGGAACGCCCTCGACGCCGCCAACGCCCGGCAGTTCGTCGGCGCCTTGCCCCAGGGGCTCGATACGGTGGTCGGCGATCGTGGCAGCCGTCTGTCCGGCGGGGAAAGGCAGCGCATCGCCCTCGCGCGCGCTCTGCTGCGTCATCCCAGACTGCTGATCTTGGACGAGGCGACAAGTGCCCTCGATATGGACGCACAGACCAAGATCGAAACCGCGATTGCCGGTTTGCGGGGCCATATCACCATATTGGCCATAGCCCATACGGCATCGCTCGTCGCACTTGCCGACATCATCGTTCATCTCGACCGGGGGCGGGTCGTGCAGGTGCGGACGAACAATGCGGTCAAGGACGAGGATGCCGTCGCAGCGGAATAA
- a CDS encoding phosphoenolpyruvate carboxykinase (ATP) yields MKMGPTPQPAIAPASKASSLYRAFGLTIESDVPLPELTTAPAGSVPDIRIIYSRDLPLPSREEGVITQFRTDGTHFLAWPDVAAFQFHGPDLIEIQPYPDTPVTYLPFPLLGPIMALALHMRGYITLHASAIDLDGHGVIFVGDKLAGKSTTAAAFLRAGHRLLTDDLLAIRANPDGALEILPAYGQLKLAEEAADAMQLAEAQPLPLVYPGFSKRQHRLMGDFRHDLLQPERLYVLDRVGDQPGLTRLAGTQALSAILRYSYITRFGKAALSPADEARHMQGCAALARCIQVATLHVPHALNRLEETVELVRSDCEDHR; encoded by the coding sequence ATGAAGATGGGCCCAACGCCTCAGCCCGCCATTGCCCCCGCCAGCAAGGCCTCGTCCCTTTATCGTGCCTTTGGGCTGACGATCGAATCGGATGTTCCACTGCCGGAACTGACGACCGCCCCGGCGGGATCGGTACCCGACATTCGCATCATCTATAGCCGCGACCTGCCCTTGCCGTCGCGCGAAGAGGGCGTGATCACGCAGTTCCGCACGGACGGGACGCATTTCCTGGCATGGCCCGACGTTGCGGCCTTCCAGTTCCACGGCCCCGACCTCATCGAGATTCAGCCCTATCCCGATACGCCGGTGACCTACCTCCCCTTTCCTCTGCTGGGGCCGATCATGGCGCTGGCGTTGCACATGCGCGGCTACATCACGCTCCACGCCAGCGCGATCGACCTCGACGGGCATGGCGTCATCTTCGTTGGCGACAAGCTGGCGGGCAAATCCACCACCGCCGCAGCCTTCCTCCGGGCGGGCCATCGCCTGCTGACGGACGACCTCCTGGCGATCCGCGCAAACCCGGACGGCGCGCTCGAAATCCTGCCAGCCTATGGCCAGCTCAAGCTCGCGGAAGAGGCCGCAGACGCCATGCAACTGGCTGAAGCACAGCCGCTGCCATTGGTTTATCCCGGCTTTTCCAAACGCCAGCATCGTTTGATGGGCGATTTCCGCCATGATCTGCTGCAACCCGAACGCCTCTATGTTCTCGACCGCGTGGGGGATCAGCCCGGCCTCACCCGGCTTGCCGGAACCCAGGCCCTGTCGGCGATCCTGCGCTACTCCTACATAACCCGTTTCGGGAAGGCAGCGCTCTCGCCCGCCGATGAGGCCCGTCACATGCAGGGTTGCGCTGCCCTTGCCCGCTGCATCCAGGTGGCAACGCTGCACGTCCCGCATGCCCTCAATCGACTGGAAGAGACGGTCGAACTCGTCCGCTCCGACTGCGAGGACCATAGGTGA
- a CDS encoding asparagine synthase-related protein: protein MEALDHEKRRPGLIVAADVRLDNRAEIEARLGLPPRPVLPEASLIAALYERYGADCASMLLGDFAFVLWDEATQTLFGARDHFGVRPFYYHASPRLFMAATTIGALLGSEISSAIDEVGAADFVAGIVGDAQTTLYREIRRLPPGHIIQVTRDELTISRYWHLAASQPPRDEETAEQFRHLFEQAVSCRISEQAGVLLSGGLDSSSIAMMASRLRAEAAGPPVPSLSMTFDTSPNWTDGPHIKSILQAGRFAPHFLPTEHQDPLQELDMILNEQDGPCLAYNLGSSRRLYHRARQLGLPRLLDGHGGDEVVSHGFGRLNELAMERRWATLLREAHGLAHILRCSTWQAASPHFDHIATIRRFRQNWRRIVHHAHPPRTSPNFTTALVAPDLVRRTDIGLRRAATMPSRSAYQTEQQRHLSTLTSPQQPYAFEVLDRSAAAAGVRLCFPFYDRRLVEFCVSLPAHAKLDNGYPRASLRNAMAGLLPEQVRMRRDKFNFAGQLGTGMARHRASLLTMLDAQADMLAPFIDIDVARTAITQFDQSMANDAAPLFAAYRVASLGRWLARRSRPAAPRAKFHIVHAGG, encoded by the coding sequence ATGGAGGCGTTGGACCATGAGAAGCGGCGTCCGGGCCTCATTGTCGCCGCGGACGTCCGGCTCGACAATCGCGCGGAAATCGAGGCGCGGCTCGGCCTCCCCCCCCGCCCCGTTCTCCCTGAAGCCAGCCTGATCGCCGCGCTGTACGAGCGCTATGGCGCAGACTGCGCCTCCATGTTGCTGGGCGACTTCGCCTTTGTGCTCTGGGACGAAGCGACACAGACATTATTTGGCGCCCGTGATCATTTCGGCGTCCGCCCGTTCTACTATCATGCTTCGCCCAGGCTGTTCATGGCGGCGACAACGATTGGCGCGCTGCTCGGTTCGGAGATTTCATCCGCCATCGACGAAGTTGGTGCAGCAGATTTTGTCGCCGGCATAGTCGGCGATGCCCAGACGACGCTCTATCGCGAGATCCGGCGCCTGCCGCCAGGGCACATCATTCAGGTCACGCGCGACGAACTCACCATCAGCCGTTACTGGCATCTGGCGGCATCGCAGCCGCCAAGGGATGAAGAAACCGCCGAGCAGTTCCGCCATTTGTTCGAACAGGCGGTCTCGTGTCGGATCAGCGAACAAGCCGGCGTGTTGCTCAGCGGAGGGCTGGACTCCTCGTCCATCGCCATGATGGCGTCGCGCTTGCGGGCCGAGGCGGCGGGACCGCCCGTGCCAAGTCTGTCCATGACGTTCGACACAAGTCCCAACTGGACGGATGGCCCGCACATAAAATCCATTCTGCAAGCAGGGCGTTTTGCCCCCCATTTCCTGCCTACTGAGCATCAGGATCCGCTGCAGGAACTGGACATGATCCTGAATGAACAGGACGGCCCCTGCCTCGCCTACAATCTGGGCAGTTCACGACGCCTCTATCACAGGGCCCGGCAACTGGGGCTTCCCCGCCTTCTGGACGGACATGGCGGCGATGAAGTCGTTTCCCACGGGTTTGGGCGGCTGAACGAACTGGCGATGGAACGGCGCTGGGCCACCTTGTTGCGCGAAGCACATGGCTTGGCCCATATTCTCCGCTGTTCGACCTGGCAGGCAGCGTCTCCCCATTTCGATCATATCGCGACGATACGGCGATTCCGGCAGAATTGGCGGCGCATCGTCCACCATGCACATCCGCCCCGCACCTCACCGAACTTCACGACCGCGCTCGTCGCACCGGACCTCGTCCGTCGTACAGACATAGGTTTGCGCCGGGCAGCGACAATGCCCAGCCGCTCGGCCTATCAGACCGAGCAGCAGCGCCACCTGTCGACCCTGACATCGCCACAACAACCCTATGCGTTTGAAGTGCTCGATCGTTCGGCTGCTGCAGCCGGGGTGCGCCTGTGCTTCCCATTCTATGATCGCCGTCTCGTCGAGTTCTGCGTATCGCTCCCGGCCCACGCCAAGCTCGACAATGGCTATCCGCGCGCATCCCTGCGGAACGCCATGGCAGGCCTGTTGCCCGAGCAGGTCCGAATGCGGCGCGACAAGTTCAATTTTGCCGGCCAGTTGGGAACAGGCATGGCGCGTCACCGGGCATCCTTGCTGACGATGCTGGATGCGCAGGCTGACATGCTGGCGCCATTTATCGACATCGATGTGGCCCGCACGGCCATCACGCAGTTCGATCAGTCCATGGCCAATGATGCCGCCCCCTTATTCGCTGCCTACCGGGTCGCAAGCCTGGGCCGCTGGCTTGCAAGACGATCCCGGCCCGCCGCTCCGAGGGCTAAATTTCACATCGTACATGCAGGAGGATGA
- a CDS encoding lasso peptide biosynthesis B2 protein: MRRRPDRTLAGLLLALLLPVALPVVLAVRLALSLTSYARLCEWLPQSTGQRNPLWVRQVARAVSIVSRLVPGATCLTQAVATRTLLAWMGHESWIRIGVRRSEDGSFQAHAWLLDHRARPIIGGRRQDLAGFNVLADLDGLVRQ, translated from the coding sequence ATGCGCCGGCGTCCTGATCGCACTTTGGCGGGGCTGCTTCTGGCACTGCTGCTGCCGGTCGCACTGCCTGTGGTGTTGGCTGTCCGCCTTGCCCTCAGCCTCACCAGCTATGCGCGCCTGTGCGAATGGCTGCCGCAATCCACTGGCCAGCGCAATCCGCTCTGGGTGCGCCAGGTCGCCCGCGCTGTCAGCATCGTCTCACGACTTGTTCCCGGCGCCACATGCCTGACCCAGGCCGTGGCCACGCGGACGTTGCTCGCCTGGATGGGACATGAAAGCTGGATCCGGATCGGTGTACGCCGCTCCGAAGATGGCAGCTTCCAGGCTCATGCCTGGCTGCTCGACCATCGTGCAAGGCCCATTATTGGCGGCAGGCGGCAGGACTTGGCCGGCTTCAACGTCCTGGCGGACCTGGACGGACTGGTCCGGCAATGA
- a CDS encoding PqqD family protein, whose protein sequence is MTIAWPSATIVAADPNIVFCDLDNERVLLDLTSSRYFALNRVGVHVWETIATPTSVGALQDNIEQRFDVRPEQCRKDLESLLSNLSQFTLISVQHAPAS, encoded by the coding sequence ATGACGATCGCCTGGCCATCCGCGACAATCGTGGCAGCAGATCCCAACATCGTGTTTTGCGACCTGGACAATGAGAGGGTTTTGCTGGACCTGACCTCCAGCCGCTATTTCGCGCTCAATCGCGTCGGCGTCCATGTCTGGGAAACGATCGCGACCCCCACCAGTGTCGGCGCATTGCAGGACAATATCGAGCAACGCTTCGATGTCCGACCGGAACAGTGCCGCAAGGATCTGGAGAGCCTGTTAAGCAACCTGTCGCAGTTCACATTGATCAGCGTTCAGCATGCGCCGGCGTCCTGA
- a CDS encoding lasso RiPP family leader peptide-containing protein, with product MEKESYESPELVELGSFESLTQGTSYGESLDATFPDGTPRGELTFS from the coding sequence ATGGAAAAGGAGTCTTATGAATCGCCCGAGCTCGTCGAACTCGGCTCGTTCGAATCGCTGACGCAGGGCACGTCCTACGGCGAAAGCCTGGACGCGACCTTCCCGGACGGTACGCCGCGCGGCGAGCTCACGTTCTCCTAA
- a CDS encoding nucleotidyltransferase family protein: MALSVPQMIVSAPSPAIDADDWADIIMVGKSCKLLLHLGAGLRVAGQHIPDAFSREEDRFRKLTLAMNGVNIATITNISKALIRDELRFIVFKGPLAQRRIHGGYFHRPSSDVDILIDRGDLRRCTALLQEAGYFLPAECDRIWWRAFLGEQHFFSRSPNQATVDVHHRLQQPGCPHPMDVGAFLREPADQELGQVKVPCISPIHEILLASLSFVKSLTQHCHAAAYLLDFCAAIAGLDHAALAILHQRATEQNIEHSLRITLACAESMFGLEVPEFAEPLPISDLFGADLSLAVFTPDDPSIAWPRLRHLLWRLCDDRRAGQKLGTYMWVGGSFLASKAARKIPGWPKEDPTIIHVAPVAASG, translated from the coding sequence GTGGCGCTGTCCGTTCCGCAGATGATCGTTAGCGCTCCCTCTCCGGCGATCGACGCGGATGATTGGGCGGACATCATAATGGTTGGGAAATCCTGTAAACTTCTGCTGCACCTTGGTGCCGGGCTCCGCGTCGCTGGGCAGCATATTCCGGACGCCTTCTCGCGCGAGGAGGACAGGTTCAGGAAGTTGACGCTCGCGATGAACGGCGTGAACATCGCTACAATAACCAATATATCTAAAGCTCTGATCCGTGATGAGCTGCGATTTATAGTTTTCAAAGGGCCGCTTGCGCAGAGAAGAATCCATGGCGGATACTTTCATCGTCCCTCATCGGATGTCGATATCCTGATCGATCGCGGTGATCTGCGTCGCTGCACTGCGCTTCTCCAGGAGGCAGGTTATTTCCTGCCCGCGGAATGTGATCGTATCTGGTGGCGTGCCTTTCTGGGAGAGCAGCATTTCTTCTCGCGTTCGCCGAACCAGGCAACGGTCGACGTTCATCACCGGCTCCAGCAGCCGGGTTGTCCGCACCCCATGGACGTGGGCGCGTTTCTGCGTGAGCCGGCGGATCAGGAACTGGGGCAGGTAAAGGTTCCCTGCATATCGCCAATCCACGAGATCCTGCTGGCAAGCCTGAGCTTCGTGAAGTCTTTGACCCAGCATTGCCACGCAGCGGCCTATCTTCTGGACTTCTGTGCCGCAATTGCCGGGCTCGATCATGCGGCCTTGGCGATTTTGCATCAACGGGCAACGGAGCAGAATATCGAGCATAGCCTGCGCATCACCTTGGCCTGTGCCGAAAGCATGTTCGGCTTGGAAGTACCGGAATTTGCGGAGCCACTGCCGATCTCGGACCTATTTGGCGCGGATTTGTCCCTGGCCGTCTTCACGCCCGATGATCCGTCCATTGCCTGGCCGCGCTTGCGGCATTTGCTGTGGCGGCTATGCGATGACCGGCGAGCCGGCCAGAAACTGGGAACATATATGTGGGTCGGTGGCAGCTTCCTGGCGTCCAAGGCAGCGCGCAAGATACCGGGATGGCCGAAGGAAGATCCCACCATTATCCATGTTGCGCCTGTTGCCGCATCGGGCTGA